The genomic stretch GACTCACAGCGTTTAGCGTGATTTACGGCGTCTGcgcgcatggtgggccagaaataCCCTTGTCTCAAGATTTTGTTTGACAGACTCCGTCCTCCAGCGTGGTTCCCACATTCTCCGCTGTGCACATCTTTCAGTACCGTTTCAGCTTCCTCCTTGCTTAAGCACCTGAGGCATGGTCCTGCCAATGATTTTCTGAAGAGAATATTATCAATCATGATGTATCTGGAAGCTTTTATTCTGAAACTTTGTGCTTCCTTTCTGTCTTCAGGGAGTGTCCCATCCCTCAGCCAATTTAGGTATGGAACCCTCCAATCTGTATCCTGCTGGCCTACTGCGTAAACCAGTGTTCTGGCTCCTTGTGCACACTGCATGTGTACATCCTCTTTCATTGGTTTCTGATCTGGCTCTCCCTGGATGGTTGAGGTCAACACATGAGTAATCGGTATGTTTGACAGTTCTGCGGGCTGGAAGGTGGATCCCAACGTGGCCAGAGCATCTGCCTCCACGTTCTGCTCCCGCGGCACCTGAGTTATCTTGAATGTTCTGAATTTTGACTTTTGCTCTGTGGCTATTTTCAAGTAAGCTATCATCTTTTGATCACGCGCTACATACTCGCTGTTTACATGATTTACCACAAGTAAGGAGTCACTGTATACCCTCAGGTTCCTCACGTTGAGCCCTGACGCCATCTGCATCCCAAGTATAAGAGCTTCATACTCGGATtcgttgttggttgccttgaactcACACCTAATGGCTTGCACTATCATGTCTCCCTTAGGAGATCGAAGGACCGGACCTACGCTAGCCCCTCTCGCATTTGAGGCTCCATCAATGTACAAGGTCCATATTTCACCATCCTGATTCCCTGTTATCGCCAGCATTCTTTCTTCTGCCTCCCTACGGGTGGCGGGGCAGAAGTCAGAGACGAAATCCGCTAGGGCTTGGGATTTTATCGCCGTTCTGGGTTCAAATTGCAAGTCATAGCCACTAAGATGTACTGACCACTTAGTCattctgcctgaaagttcaggcttcctcataatAGTCTTTTGCGGGTAATTGGTTATGACATGGATGGTGTGAGATTCAAAGTACGGTCGCAGTTTATGAGAAGCAGTAACCAAAGCCAGTGCTAGTTTTTAAAggaagtgtacctggtctctgcaggaagcAGAGACTTGCTAATGTAATACATGGGATGCTGCACTCCTTCTTGTTCCTTGACCAATACTGCGCTTACAGCTGCTTCCGTGACTGAAAGGTACAAGAATAGAGGTTCCCCTTGCTCCGGTTTCGCGAGCAATGGTGGCGTGCTCAGGTAGCTTTTGAGTTCCGCGAATGCTTTTTCATGCTCCTCAGTCCATTCGAATTTTTGATTCTTCCTCAATATATCATAGAACAGTTTGCACCTATCTGAGGCCCTTGATATGAACCTATTTAGGGCCGCCACCTTCCCTGTCAGCCTCTGCACGTCTTTCGGCTTCTGGGGTGATTCCAGCTGGAGTATTACTCTTATCTGTTCTTTGCTTGCCTCAATTCCCCTCTGGGTCACCATATACCCTAGGAATTTTCCTGAAGATACCCCAAACGAGCATTTGGACGGGTTAAGTTTCATTTTAAACTCCCTTAATGTTTGGAAGGTGTCCGCTAAGTGCTCCATGTGCATTCCTGCTTTTTTggacttcaccaccatgtcgtctatgtatacttccatggtctTTCCTATTTGTTGTTTGAAAATTTTATTTACCAACCGTTGGTACGTGGACCCGGCGTTATTtaggccaaagggcatgaccttataacaatatatgcctctttctgACATAAATGCTGTTTTCTCTTGATCTTGTGGatgcatcttgatctgattataaccgctCCATGCATCGAGGAAAGTGAGTACCTCGTGTCTTGCagtagcgtccaccattgcatcgatatgtggcaGTGGGAAGGGATCcttgggacaagctttgtttaGATCTGTGAAGTCTACGCACACCCTCCATTTGCCGTTCTTCTTGGGTACCACTA from Silene latifolia isolate original U9 population chromosome 2, ASM4854445v1, whole genome shotgun sequence encodes the following:
- the LOC141641484 gene encoding uncharacterized protein LOC141641484, with protein sequence MRKPELSGRMTKWSVHLSGYDLQFEPRTAIKSQALADFVSDFCPATRREAEERMLAITGNQDGEIWTLYIDGASNARGASVGPVLRSPKGDMIVQAIRCEFKATNNESEYEALILGMQMASGLNVRNLRVYSDSLLVVNHVNSEYVARDQKMIAYLKIATEQKSKFRTFKITQVPREQNVEADALATLGSTFQPAELSNIPITHVLTSTIQGEPDQKPMKEDVHMQCAQGARTLVYAVGQQDTDWRVPYLNWLRDGTLPEDRKEAQSFRIKASRYIMIDNILFRKSLAGPCLRCLSKEEAETVLKDVHSGECGNHAGGRSLSNKILRQGYFWPTMRADAVNHAKRCESCQKAAPAIHQPAEPMHLIISPWPFMMWGMDIVGKLPRAPGNRVYMLVMTDYF